The DNA window AAAGGCGTTATTGTCCGCCATTCCGCGGCCGAAGCCGGGCGCTAGGCGGGAGCGTATCCGTCTTGAAGGCGACTTGCCGAACCCAGCCAATCCGCCGAAAGGCTGCCCGTTCCATACGCGCTGCCCGGTGGCGACCGAACGATGCAAACAAGAACGGCCGGAGTGGAAAGAAGCGGCTCCGGGTCATTTTGTTGCTTGCCATGAAGTGAAGTGAGGAGGGGTTGCCATGGACTACTTATACCATCCATACCCATCGCAGCGAATGACGGTGTTCGCCAAAAACGGCGTTGTTGCGACATCGCAGCCGCTCGCGGCGCAAGCGGGGCTTGAGGTGCTGAAAAAAGGCGGCAACGCCATCGATGCGGCGGTCGCCGCCGCGGCTTGTCTGACGGTCGTTGAGCCGACATCGAACGGCATCGGCGGCGATGCGTTCGCCCTCGTCTGGACGAGCGGGAAATTGTACGGATTAAACGCGAGCGGCTATGCGCCGGCTTTGCTTTCGCTTGACGCGCTAAAAGAGCGCGGCTATACAGAAATGCCGAAATACGGCTTCGCCCCGGTGACGGTCCCGGGAGCGCCGGCGGCATGGGCGGCGCTGTCGAAGCGCTTCGGCCGCCTGCCGCTTGCGGACACGCTCGCACCGGCGATCGCTTATGCTGAAAACGGCTACCCGGTATCGCCCGTGCTCGGAAAGTACTGGGCGAACGCCTACCGGGTGTACAAAGAAGCGCTTCACGGGCCGGAATTTGCCGCCTGGTTTGCGACGTTTGCGCCGGGCGGCCGCGCGCCGAGGATCGGGGAAGTGTGGGCGTCTCCGGACCATGCGGCGACGCTTCGTTCGATTGCGGAGACAGAAGCGGAAAGCTTTTATCGCGGCGAGCTGGCGGAAAAAATCGCCGCCTTCTCGAAGCAATACGACGGTTTTTTGACGCTCGAGGATCTCGCCGAGTATGAACCGGAATGGGTTGAACCGATTTCCGTTTCCTACCGCGGCTATGACGTATGGGAAATCCCGCCGAACGGCCAAGGACTTGTCGCCTTACTGGCGTTAAACATCATGAACGGGTTTGACGTGCCAAGCATTCCGGACGTTGAGACATGCCACCGGCAAATCGAGGCGATGAAGCTTGCCTTTGCTGACGGGAAAGCGTATATCGCCGACCGCCGCTATATGGACTACCGCGTCGATGAGCTGTTATCCGAATCGTTTGCGGCCATGCGCCGGGCGCAAATCGGCGCCGAAGCGCTCACCCCGGAGCCGGGAACGCCGCCAAAAGGCGGAACGGTCTATTTGGCTGCCGCTGACGGCGAAGGCAATATGGTGTCGTTCATCCAAAGCAACTATATGGGCTTCGGGTCCGGCCTCGTAGTGCCAGGCACGGGGATCGCCTTGCACAACCGCGGCCATAACTTCGCCTTTGATGACGGCCATCCGAACGCGCTCGCCCCAAGGAAAAAGCCGTACCATACGATCATTCCCGGCTTTTTGACGAAAGGCGGCACACCGATCGGCCCGTTTGGCGTCATGGGCGGGTTCATGCAGCCGCAAGGGCATATGCAAGTGATCATGAACACGATCGATTTCGCTTTGAATCCGCAAGCGGCGCTTGATGCGCCCCGTTGGCAGTGGATGGAAGGGAAAACGGTGCTCGTCGAGCCCCACTTCCCGCGCCATATCGCTGAAGCGCTCGCCCGCAAAGGGCATGACATCCGTGTGGCGTTAGACGGCGGCCCGTTCGGCCGCGGGCAAATCATTTGGCGCGATCCTCACACCGGCGTGCTCGCTGCTGGGACGGAGCCGCGCACGGATGGAGCGGTCGCCGCTTGGTGAAACTAGCGATAAAGGAATGACAACGATGAATCAATGGCATTTGTTTCTCGCCTTTTTTCGCGTCGGCATGCTCGGGTACGGGGGCGGTCCGTCCTCGATCCCGCTCGTGCGCGCCGAAGTGGTGACAAAATACCGCTGGATGACGGACGAAGAATTCGCCGAGATTTTGGCCATCGCCAACGCCTTGCCCGGCCCGATCGCGACGAAGCTCGCCGGCTATATCGGCTACCGCGTTGGCGGTGCGTTTGGGCTTTTGAACGCCGTCTTAGCGACGACTGCCCCGACGGTGGTGCTGATGATCGTGCTGTTGGCGGTGCTGTCATCGTTCAAGGACACGCCGTGGGTCGCCGGGATGACGAAAGCGGTCGTCCCTGTTGTCGCGGTCATGCTTGCCGAGATGACGTGGCAGTTCGCCAAACAGGCGCGCGCCGCCCTCGGCATCTGGCCCACAGCCTTGCTTCTTGCCGCTTGCTTTGCCGCCTTGTGGTGGCTCGGGCTTCATCCGGCGCTTGTCGTCGCCCTGTTGCTTGTGGCGGCGTTTGTCGGGCGGGGAAAACCGGAAGCGGCGAACGGAAACGAGCGCGGTGAAAGGAAGGTGTCGTCATGATTTACTGGCATTTGTTTCTCGCCTTTTTTTGGCCCGGCATTCTCGGCTATGGCGGCGGCCCGGCCTCGATCCCGCTCGTCGAGCACGAAGTCGTCGACCGGTACCAATGGATGACGGTCAATGAATTCAGTGAAGTGCTGGCGATCGGCAACTCACTTCCCGGCCCGATCGCGACGAAAATGGCTGGATATATCGGCTACGAACAAGCCGGCCTCCTCGGCGCCGCTGTCGCCGTGTTTGCGAGCGTCGCCCCGTCGCTCATTTTGCTGCTCGCGCTCTTGCAGCTCTTGTACAAATGGAAAGACGCGCCGCAAGTAAAGCGGCTCACCGCCTACATCCGCCCGGCCGTCGCTGTCATGCTGGGGATCATGGCGATCGACTTTTTCCGCGAGTCATACGAAGGAACCGGGTTCGGCCAAACGGTGTTTCTCGCCGCCGCCAGCGCTTTTCTGTTGCTCGGCAAATGGCGCATCCACCCGGCGTACGTCATCGCCTTGGCGCTTGTGTACGGGGCTGTCTTCTTGTCCTAGACTATGAGTCCGCCATAACGAAGCGAGGTTTCACGCATGTGAAGCCTCGTTTTTCTGTTCTCAAAAGAACGATAAAAAACAGCCGATCGTCCTTAAGTAAGAGAATGCATAGCGTTCAAGCGGTTTCTTAGTTGGAGAAATGGCACGATGCCCCCCCAAAAGGCTATCCGTCTTCAAGCAAGATACAACATATCGTGATGCATAAGTGTTCGAAACGGATGCCTCACCGCATTAGAAGAAACGTTACGCCCGCTAACTCACCAGCTGGCAACAAGACAGAACCCCCGAACGTGCGCCGGCGCAAAGAAAACACGTGCCGGCGATACAGACACGTTGTCTATTCCACGGTAAACGTCACGCTCGCCCGGGCGTTCGGCCAGTTTTTGTCGGCGAGCCACCACTCAAGCGTGTACGTCCCGGGCGCTAAGTCGCGGAACGTCTCCTGAAAGGACAGCTCTTCGCCTTGTTTTAACGTCCGCTCTTCGTAAATTTGCGCAAACATC is part of the Geobacillus sp. 46C-IIa genome and encodes:
- a CDS encoding gamma-glutamyltransferase family protein, which encodes MDYLYHPYPSQRMTVFAKNGVVATSQPLAAQAGLEVLKKGGNAIDAAVAAAACLTVVEPTSNGIGGDAFALVWTSGKLYGLNASGYAPALLSLDALKERGYTEMPKYGFAPVTVPGAPAAWAALSKRFGRLPLADTLAPAIAYAENGYPVSPVLGKYWANAYRVYKEALHGPEFAAWFATFAPGGRAPRIGEVWASPDHAATLRSIAETEAESFYRGELAEKIAAFSKQYDGFLTLEDLAEYEPEWVEPISVSYRGYDVWEIPPNGQGLVALLALNIMNGFDVPSIPDVETCHRQIEAMKLAFADGKAYIADRRYMDYRVDELLSESFAAMRRAQIGAEALTPEPGTPPKGGTVYLAAADGEGNMVSFIQSNYMGFGSGLVVPGTGIALHNRGHNFAFDDGHPNALAPRKKPYHTIIPGFLTKGGTPIGPFGVMGGFMQPQGHMQVIMNTIDFALNPQAALDAPRWQWMEGKTVLVEPHFPRHIAEALARKGHDIRVALDGGPFGRGQIIWRDPHTGVLAAGTEPRTDGAVAAW
- a CDS encoding chromate transporter, with translation MNQWHLFLAFFRVGMLGYGGGPSSIPLVRAEVVTKYRWMTDEEFAEILAIANALPGPIATKLAGYIGYRVGGAFGLLNAVLATTAPTVVLMIVLLAVLSSFKDTPWVAGMTKAVVPVVAVMLAEMTWQFAKQARAALGIWPTALLLAACFAALWWLGLHPALVVALLLVAAFVGRGKPEAANGNERGERKVSS
- a CDS encoding chromate transporter; the protein is MIYWHLFLAFFWPGILGYGGGPASIPLVEHEVVDRYQWMTVNEFSEVLAIGNSLPGPIATKMAGYIGYEQAGLLGAAVAVFASVAPSLILLLALLQLLYKWKDAPQVKRLTAYIRPAVAVMLGIMAIDFFRESYEGTGFGQTVFLAAASAFLLLGKWRIHPAYVIALALVYGAVFLS